In the Capsicum annuum cultivar UCD-10X-F1 unplaced genomic scaffold, UCD10Xv1.1 ctg24449, whole genome shotgun sequence genome, aataagtttcaactaaatctaagtgacACCCAGTATCGAGAATCAGACGATAAGTCCAGACAACTTCAACTGGAGCCTTCACTCTATTCCCCATGTaaacaaatctttcattcttgtttatggtttggaTTGTAAGGAATCCCTGCATAGTATTGGAAACATGAACAGTACAACCAAAGTcaatccaccaagtattataaggaacttgagttaaatttgattcgagacatgtaaaagcacaaggcttacctttcttctcaaaccaTGCCTTACATTTCAGGCAATCTTTCTGAAAGTGTCCATATTTTCCATAGAAATGACactttccattcttgtttcctttcttacgtacttgagatgaggactcattaacaTTAAATTAATTCTATTGTCCCTTACCATGcttgttttctttctttacagctctttgatgatttacataattaatGGAATGGGTTCCTTAATTCTTCAACCTTGTTTCCTCTTGAACTAGCATACCATGAAATTCATGCACGTTCCATTTGTCTTTCATGGTGTTGTAGTTCATTTAGAAAGGACCATACTCAGATGGTAATGAGTTGATGATGAACTATATAAGGAAATTCTGTTCCACTTCCATTCCTAAAGACTTAAGTGTTGTTGCTATGTTTGTCATTTCAAAGACATACTCATGCATAGCACGTAAACCATCAAACTTCATGAtggtcaaagtacccattagTGTCCTATAAAGAGACTTATCAGTAGTTTGGGAAGACTCCTCCATAAGTTTCAGAAGTTCTTTTGCACTTTCAGTTTTGGGAAGAGGAGTCTTAATGTTGCCTGCAATATTCATTTGCATGAACATTAAGCCTAATCTGTTAGACCGATCCCAATGCTTATAATGGGACTTTTCTTCATCACTGCTAGCTTCAGTAATAGCAGTTGGCTTTTCAGAGTAAAGTGcaacatcaagatctaaaaccCCAAGATGGAATTTGATCTGTTCGCACCAATCTAAAAAGTTAAGTCCGTTAAAAGTCGTAATAGAGGCAGAGTGCGATTGAAGGGCAAGTGCTGCAAGTAAAACATGATCATTTATTAATACTTTGAGTTACGAGTTTaaacacattatcaaattcagaaatGGCTAGCtcaaatatatattgatgttctcctttgggcgaaccatcaaaatacaactttaaacataatgatgcttaaaatatatttaacacaaatcgataatatttaatgcatcaattaataatatttattatctttggataaataaataaaactatcgatacatcaaaattatctctttaatatttattggttatacgaacaaacaatcaacctttgggtgatccacaAATGTCTTATAACCAAAgtttttaatttatccataattgtTAGATCAGTTATAAGCATCAAGATTAATGggtaattaatttaaactttaacctttatttttggaattaatttcataaagacgagaccactttggtgattaacgaatcttacatatatgattccaaaataatatcacaattataatataaaagagaaaataaaatgggCACTGTTTAAATAAAAACTCCACCAGGACCAAAATTTTTCGTATAAAACAGAAAATATTCCTACTTCAgtaaattcatttatttatttaattggtgaAACTAGGAATCACGTGAGTAGCAAATCTTCTAGGAAGTCAAATCTTGGGTTACTTTCTTAATAGGCTATCTGCATGAAAATTATGGGGCCCAAGGCATCATTCtgaaattacaaaattgtgaaCATACAGTATTTTACTCCTCTTCAAGTTTACTGAATAAAACTTCTCGTCAGGCATATACTCACATTAGTACGGAACCATACATTCACATTACATATGGATACAAATCATCATTTTAAGTACGGAAACATACATCGATTGTTTCTATTCTTAATATGCAAATTTCTCTATTCAGTAATTGTGAAATTGctaacataattaaaattcacaagatttggagaaacattaattttaatgaaaaatcactAGTTCCGAAAACCTTACTCTGACACCACATGTAAGGATTTAACAGATTATGTAATTCTATCAATTGTTCAGGAACattgaacttaatgattttcacataatAATATAGCAATAAGCCAGGAACATACCAGAATTCTCCATTAGTTTTCCTTGTTGACAAAGATTAGCGGATGCACTGAATTGTTTATCTTTCTTTACCTTAC is a window encoding:
- the LOC124890772 gene encoding uncharacterized protein LOC124890772, which translates into the protein MENSALALQSHSASITTFNGLNFLDWCEQIKFHLGVLDLDVALYSEKPTAITEASSDEEKSHYKHWDRSNRLGLMFMQMNIAGNIKTPLPKTESAKELLKLMEESSQTTDKSLYRTLMGTLTIMKFDGLRAMHEYVFEMTNIATTLKSLGMEVEQNFLI